Proteins from one Impatiens glandulifera chromosome 2, dImpGla2.1, whole genome shotgun sequence genomic window:
- the LOC124925347 gene encoding zinc finger A20 and AN1 domain-containing stress-associated protein 8-like has translation MEHDETGCHASPEGPILCINNCGFFGSAATMNMCSKCHKDMILKQEQTKLAASSIENIVNGKEPAIIDDTTAVTLKPSSSSVEPKVLSVLSPTQSGPSAEAIEEGKVVPKRCATCKKRVGLTGFKCRCGNMFCGSHRYSDKHGCLFDYHGAAQDAIAKANPIVKAEKLNKI, from the coding sequence ATGGAGCATGATGAGACTGGATGCCACGCATCACCGGAAGGTCCAATCTTGTGCATCAACAATTGTGGCTTCTTCGGAAGTGCAGCAACCATGAACATGTGTTCCAAATGTCACAAAGACATGATTTTGAAACAAGAACAGACGAAACTTGCTGCCTCCTCCATTGAGAACATTGTTAATGGAAAGGAACCCGCCATTATTGATGACACTACTGCTGTCACTTTAAAACCAAGTAGTAGTTCAGTAGAACCTAAAGTCTTATCTGTATTATCACCAACTCAATCAGGACCATCTGCAGAGGCCATTGAGGAGGGAAAGGTAGTTCCCAAGCGATGTGCTACTTGCAAGAAGCGTGTTGGCCTAACTGGATTCAAATGTCGATGTGGAAATATGTTCTGTGGATCCCATCGCTACTCTGATAAACATGGTTGCCTTTTTGACTATCATGGTGCTGCCCAGGATGCTATAGCTAAAGCCAATCCTATTGTTAAGGCGGAGAAACTCAATAAGATCTAG
- the LOC124925346 gene encoding protein slowmo homolog, translating into MVRAYAQEHTYKHPWERVTSASWRKFSDPENKRTLSHILEVDTLSRKLEPQAGKLYTTRAITIHAPGPWFVRKIIGQDICHCIESTMVDGKTRSMQLITKNISLQKFIEVEEKIRYDPHPDHPNEWTICKQETSIRIKPLSALASMAEKVEQRCVDRFQQNSVKGREVMERICKYLEAESRGISI; encoded by the coding sequence ATGGTTAGAGCCTATGCTCAAGAACACACATACAAGCATCCATGGGAAAGAGTGACATCAGCATCTTGGCGAAAGTTTTCTGATCCTGAGAACAAGCGTACTCTTTCCCATATCCTCGAAGTCGATACTCTGAGCCGCAAGCTCGAGCCTCAAGCCGGGAAGCTTTACACGACACGAGCTATAACCATTCATGCTCCTGGGCCTTGGTTCGTTCGCAAGATCATTGGTCAGGACATCTGCCACTGCATTGAATCTACCATGGTGGATGGAAAAACTCGATCAATGCAACTCATAACTAAAAACATAAGCCTCCAGAAGTTTATAGAAGTGGAGGAGAAGATCAGGTATGATCCTCACCCGGATCATCCAAATGAATGGACGATATGTAAACAGGAGACAAGCATTCGGATTAAACCGTTATCTGCTTTGGCTTCCATGGCGGAAAAGGTGGAGCAGCGGTGTGTTGATAGGTTCCAGCAGAATAGTGTGAAAGGAAGAGAGGTTATGGAGAGAATCTGCAAGTATTTGGAAGCTGAATCTAGAGGGATTTCAATTTAa
- the LOC124925345 gene encoding AP2-like ethylene-responsive transcription factor PLT2: protein MNPDNCLPFSLSPSHSSFPQELHSSQNHHFSLGLVNEAMENHFQNQEWNLMNGHGGGGEHHIPKVADFLGVSNKSDSHSGDLSLYNGIQPNETNYLFQSNSLMPVQNSLGVLGNDCYDLQENANNLQALTLSMGSGKGLSSSSSCETARVDNSSTNVNNAIVEANPKRNLDTFGQRTSIYRGVTRHRWTGRYEAHLWDNTCRREGQSRKGRQVYLGGYDKEDKAARSYDLAALKYWGTSTTTNFPITTYEKELEEMKNMTRQEFVASIRRKSSGFSRGASMYRGVTRHHQHGRWQARIGRVAGNKDLYLGTFGTEEEAAEAYDIAAIKFRGLNAVTNFDMNRYDVKSILESNTLPIGGGAAKRLKEAQAIESSLKRDEMLSLPGPTNFHYLGSSMNPIQAYPLNVHHTFDQNQTLLTLQNHQDLSHHHFSSPQDANNYQSYIQTQLQLQQQQQQQQQQSVSYNSNLYDNYLHGAHGMLGTDNASPAMETDSSCGSYCAGGYLGNNHELGMGLGSGSGSGSSGANTSAGPAHEHGLGLTKVDYDVRPGSSTYGGWSTEESGQGSGAGFFSMWNDG from the exons ATGAATCCTGACAACTGCCTTCCTTTTTCTCTCTCCCCTTCTCATTCTTCATTCCCTCAAGAACTCCATTCATCTCAGAATCATCATTTTTCACTAGGTTTGGTCAATGAAGCCATGGAAAATCACTTTCAAAACCAAg AGTGGAACCTGATGAACGGTCATGGAGGCGGGGGAGAACATCACATACCGAAGGTGGCAGACTTCCTCGGAGTTAGCAACAAATCCGACAGCCACTCCGGGGATTTATCCTTGTACAATGGAATACAACCAAACGAGACTAACTATCTCTTTCAAAGTAACAGCTTGATGCCGGTTCAGAACTCTTTAGGTGTCTTGGGAAATGATTGCTACGATCTTCAAGAAAACGCGAACAATCTTCAGGCTTTGACATTATCCATGGGTAGTGGAAAGGGTTTATCGTCGTCGTCATCGTGTGAGACTGCTAGGGTTGATAATAGTAGCACAAATGTAAACAATGCTATTGTTGAAGCTAACCCTAAAAGGAATTTGGACACTTTTGGGCAAAGAACATCAATTTATAGAGGTGTAACCag GCACAGATGGACAGGAAGATATGAAGCTCATCTTTGGGATAATACTTGTAGAAGGGAAGGACAGTCGAGGAAAGGTCGCCAAG TTTACTTGG GTGGATATGACAAAGAGGATAAAGCTGCTAGGTCATATGATCTTGCTGCACTCAAGTATTGGGGAACTTCTACCACTACAAATTTCCCA ATAACTACTTATGAGAAGGAGCTTGAAGagatgaaaaatatgacaagaCAAGAATTTGTGGCTTCAATTAGGag GAAAAGTAGCGGTTTTTCAAGAGGAGCTTCTATGTACCGTGGAGTCACAAG GCACCATCAACATGGAAGGTGGCAAGCAAGGATCGGTCGGGTTGCTGGAAACAAGGACCTCTATCTAGGAACTTTTG GAACCGAGGAGGAGGCAGCGGAAGCATATGATATAGCCGCGATAAAGTTTCGAGGACTAAATGCGGTGACGAACTTTGACATGAACAGATACGATGTAAAGTCAATTTTGGAAAGCAACACTTTACCCATTGGGGGTGGGGCAGCCAAGCGGTTAAAGGAGGCACAAGCGATTGAATCATCGCTAAAGCGCGATGAAATGTTGAGCCTTCCCGGCCCAACAAATTTCCACTATTTAGGATCAAGTATGAACCCTATCCAAGCCTACCCATTAAATGTACATCACACTTTTGATCAAAACCAAACTTTACTCACATTACAAAACCATCAAGACCTATCACATCATCATTTTTCATCCCCACAAGATGCCAATAATTACCAAAGCTATATCCAAACTCAGCTACAACTACAACAACAGCaacagcaacaacaacaacaatcggTTTCGTATAATTCAAATCTTTACGACAATTATCTTCATGGTGCCCACGGCATGTTGGGCACCGACAATGCATCGCCTGCTATGGAGACCGATAGTTCTTGTGGGAGTTATTGCGCCGGAGGGTATTTAGGTAATAATCATGAGTTGGGAATGGGGTTGGGATCCGGCTCGGGCTCGGGCTCTTCTGGAGCTAACACGAGTGCTGGTCCGGCGCATGAGCATGGGCTTGGACTGACAAAGGTTGACTATGATGTTCGTCCTGGTTCATCGACTTATGGTGGTTGGTCGACTGAAGAGTCGGGTCAAGGTTCGGGTGCCGGGTTTTTCTCAATGTGGAATGATGGATGA